The genomic segment TATTGCTTTGATGATTTCCTTTAAACACTTTATCATCACTATTTCCGGTTTTATCACATGGAGTGAATTTGAACTTCAAGGAAAGAACTGATATAAATTTACAAAGTTACATTATGTGATTATCAATCTTAGAGTCAGATTCAGAGATTGCGCCAGAACATATTGTAATTTGTATGCTTGTAAAATTGTATTTACTATAAATTATAATACTAACCTCTGAGAACAATTCTTCTCCAGTCCTCATTTTTaagattttactttttttttagtggcGGGAGTTGAGTTTTTATGAGCAGGATATTAATAAGAAATAAATCAGCCTTGCTTCTACTGTATTGAATATCTGGCTATCCAACGTGCCAACAGATATTCTTAACAAGTCTGATAATCATTGTGTCCTCATGCTGGTTACAATAAAAGAGATGCCCCCAGAATgctatatatatgtgtttttagTGGTATACATTCAAGATTGAAAATGTAGTTTaaactttctcagtttctgtgacTTATAATGTGTAAGGTGAGTGTGTCTGAAATTTGTAAAGTATTACATGTAGCACTGTAACTGTAGTGTaagtaatgatgaaaaaaaagagcataactGCTATAGTATATGTCATACACAAGATACAGGCATGGTATAAATATTGTATTCAGAAAAAAGTTCTATTGGACTATggaaaaaatatacagaaaacaaAGTTGTTTCCTGAAGGTGTTTTTAAGATATAAATGGTATAATTTGGAATAACTACTTCTAATGTTCTATACTAGAATTTGTTGAAAACTAATAAATTATTTCTGGTGCCTGCATGactgtattagtgtgtgtgtgtgtgtcactgtcactgtcactgtcgttgTGTCAGTTACATCATACATGTGTTTGATGGTTAGTAtgtctcacagacactgtatgtgTGCAAGTTTTTGAAAACAGAAAAGTCTGTCTTCAATCAGTGGGATTGTGTTATGTGCAGGCTCCGAGAAAGGTAATGTCACCCAAGTTCAAGTCAACACCACTGTGGATGAGGGGACAGTAGTGCTGAAGAAAGGCACCTCAGTGGAGTTGAGGGTTTCTTTCACGTCAAGTAAGAGATCTGTCTAGTAGATCTTCTCACAAGCCTTGTTTCAGTGTTATGTACACATTCAAGTTAACATGAATGTCAcaccttttcatttttttgtttttccatttatcctttcccctctttctctacatgcATGCAAATTATGTACAAGCTCCTTTATGATTATATTATCTTGTTTATGACAATCATCACACTGGCATCATCTCTGTTTTTGGTGTGTTGACTTCACTGATGATTTAATTTGAATTGTCGCGCAGTGCTGATGTAAGAACAAAAATTCTTtggtatgtgcgtttgtgttcaACTACTTCCAGTTCTGTACAATATTTGTGTACACATAATGACAATGATACGTATGAATGAATAATCATTTCATCAGGTATCCAGATTTCATGATTGATctgatttttaaaagaaaaatttttatCTCAGTAACTTTACTATGTTTAATGTTTTTCAGCTTTCCGGGTACTTTCCTTTTTCCGGTGGATACTGGATAGTCAAAACTAAAGCAGATGTCACTGAccttacatgttttttttttcttttctggctaTGGTTGGAATGTTTGGAACTGAAGAAGAATGACTGATTATTTCTAATTCTGTGATGATGCTTCCAGTTACTGCAGGGTTTGGACTTTTCTGGAGGACAGGCTTGTTTAATTTGTGTTATAATGAATAGTTGTGTGCACCCTGTAAATTGTTGCGACAGACGTGTGTTATTAACTGATTAAGTCTGTGTTGTAAAATTCGGTGGTGTTTTCTGTACAGATGAGGATACTGGAACTTTAACGTCATCTGTGCATGGCATCCTCGGAGGTATTCCAATCCATTTCCCCCTGCCCAATCCTAATGTTTGTCAGGACTGCAACGTCACCTGTCCAGTCAAATCGGGCGAAAGCTACGTTTACACTCCGAACATCGACGTAAAAACTGAGTATCCTTCGGTAAGATCTGTGTCTGGCACCATACCATATATAAAAGAGAGTAGATAAAATCATATATTATCTATGTTAAAATTTAAATCATATGATATATTGTCTGAAATCAGAAATGTTGCAAATGTTGTCATCTGTATAAAACTCAGATTAAAAGTTGTCTGTGACCACAATCTTGAAATATGAATGGTTTAATTAGAATGAATAAACTTTCAGTTGACAATGTGGTTATACATTGGACAAAGAGATTTTTTAGGGAAAAGTTTATCAAAGCATGAACTGAAGGATACTTTTACCTTGAAATTTTCAGACAAGTTGAATGGCTTCTAATGAAGAATACATCAAACATTGTTATTCTGTATTGAACCGAAAAATTTCTCTGATCACACGTAACTTGGGACAAAGATGTGTGTGAATGATCAGTGGGTGTGCAATAAGGTGAGGGGAGTGAGTCTGTGTAGTCAACCTGATTCTATTatctgtgggtgtgggggttagttGGGCTGGGTGCGAGCTCTTTACAGTTATTTATACACAGAATATTCTGTTTCGTTCTCTGTAGGTCTTGACAGTTGTTGATTTATAAATACACAGAATATTGTGTTTCATTCTTTATAGCTCATTACGGTTCTTGATTTACAAATACACATCatgttctgtttcattctctgtAGGTATTTACAGTTGTTGATTTATAAACACACAGAATATTGTGTTTCATTCTCTGTAGGTCTTTACAGTTGTTGATTTGTAAACACACAGAATATTGTGTTTCATTCTCTGTAGGTCTTTACAGTTGTTGATTTATACCAGAATGTTGTGTTTCATTCTTTATAGCTCATTACGGTTGTTGATTTATGAATACACATCatgttctgtttcattctctgtAGGTATTTACAGTTGTTGATttataaacacacaaaatattgtgTTTCATTCTCTGTAGGTCTTTACAGTTGTTGATTGATGCACAGAATATTGTATTTCATTCTCTGTAGGTCTTTACAGTTGTTGATTTATACACTGACTATTCTGTTTCTTTCCTGCTGTTACAGGTACGACTGGTGGTGAAGTGGGAGGTAAAAGATAACAATAATGCTGATGTCTTCTGCTTTGATGTCCCTGCCGAAATTACTGACTGATCACTTTGAATACTTGCCACAGCAACTGTTGCTGGCTCACAGTTTGCCTTCATGTTTAACCTCCACCCTGGTCTAGGCCACAGTGGGGATGTTGTGGAACTGATGTGTGACTGTCTgtagatacatacatgtgtaaacttgtgtcagcctccgtgtgtgtgtgtgattgttcattgattttgtttttagtggTGGCATTGTTTGTTTCCGGAACTTCATTTAGACTTtcttaaagcccccccccccccccccccccagcccccctccccacatcagtGCCTGCTTTCCATGCAGCATAAAAAGATCAACACTGTGTCTATGCAAGAAATGGATTTGCTTATCAAAAACAGGATCAGGGATGTAACAATGCCAatttttttgtcttgttctgGAAGTAGAATGAGAGTTGGTGCATTTGGACAGTCACTGTTattttcctgttctctctctgtccctgatgATTTTCAGCTGTCAACCAGGCTGTTTTAAAAAAACAGCTTTTGTAAATTgaatctctccccttctcccctggAATGATAGTGTGGAAATGATTaaaatatcagtgtgtgtgtttgttttttttgttttggttttttagttTAATCTGTAATGATGCTGCTCTTTGATGCTTCATGGTGATTTATGGTCATTCCAAGCCTGTTTTTTAATCTCAAGTCTTTTCTGTTGCGTTAAGTGATGGAACAGCTGACGATGGTTGTTAGTGATGTTTATTAAATATTACATTGTTTTGTGCTCTCTGTGCTCAAAGAGAAGCCCTT from the Babylonia areolata isolate BAREFJ2019XMU chromosome 21, ASM4173473v1, whole genome shotgun sequence genome contains:
- the LOC143295744 gene encoding NPC intracellular cholesterol transporter 2-like, with the protein product MKQYAAAFVVVLISIVLVEADWHTVGFKDCGSEKGNVTQVQVNTTVDEGTVVLKKGTSVELRVSFTSNEDTGTLTSSVHGILGGIPIHFPLPNPNVCQDCNVTCPVKSGESYVYTPNIDVKTEYPSVRLVVKWEVKDNNNADVFCFDVPAEITD